The following proteins come from a genomic window of Athalia rosae chromosome 1, iyAthRosa1.1, whole genome shotgun sequence:
- the LOC105688388 gene encoding Kv channel-interacting protein 2-like isoform X2, which translates to MKARKSRGDKKDELEELTGVLASTGGGALTLGGRHRPEELTTLAATTRFSRKEIQLIYRGFKQECPTGLVDEEAFKQIFSQFFPQGDASQYAHYVFNTMKRKQSGKISFEEFLSILSKVSRGSVEEKLQWVFGLYDLDGDGLISKDEMLDVVGSIYEMLGRYTQPQCAEPQMAAREHVERIFHLMDTNKDGVVTIEELVQWCSKDEQLLRSLDTLDTVL; encoded by the exons ATGAAAGCCCGAAAGAGCCGTGGAGATAAAA AGGATGAACTAGAGGAACTAACTGGAGTATTAGCAAGTACCGGGGGTGGTGCTCTGACTCTTGGGGGGCGTCATAGGCCTGAAGAATTAACGACTCTAGCTGCGACAACGAGATTTTCACGGAAAGAAATCCAGCTAATCTACAGAGGATTCAAACAAGAATGTCCCACAGGTCTTGTGGATGAAGAAGCCTTCAAGCAAATCTTTTCCCAATTCTTCCCCCAAGGAG ATGCAAGCCAATATGCTCACTACGTATTCAACACGATGAAACGTAAACAGTCTGGAAAAATTAGCTTTGAG GAGTTTCTGTCCATTCTATCAAAAGTGTCTAGAGGCTCAGTGGAGGAAAAACTTCAATGGGTGTTTGGTCTCTATGATCTTGATGGAGACGGGTTAATAAGTAAAGACGAAATGCTGGATGTAGTTGGTTCAATTTATGAAATGCTGGGAAGATACACCCAACCCCAATGTGCCGAGCCTCAAATGGCCGCACGTGAGCATGTCGAACGTATATTTCAT CTGATGGACACAAATAAGGACGGAGTTGTGACGATTGAAGAATTGGTCCAGTGGTGTTCTAAAGACGAGCAACTCTTACGTAGCTTGGATACTCTAGACACAGTgttgtga
- the LOC105689113 gene encoding palmitoyltransferase ZDHHC16 isoform X1: protein MLYCSIVLSEKICQTYAGLLLAPQGLSSIKRNWFKFQIVVKSLFYNHFLDWGYVCDVLMEPMFWFVDNFAAWLGPLFVVMVTLLTASIVVIAYWIGLPYWWQKSPAMTIALVIIGNWLLLNVSFHYYMGVTVCAGYPPQGELIPEAVSICKKCIKPKPPRTHHCSVCNKCVLKMDHHCPWLNNCVGHYNHRYFFQYMVFTVVGILFIMIFGVEIAYQEFFPEHDPDLEGHPVRVNNSVIIPMTENLDHLSSEELDEIGRQVADMTIKEWKRRAIIYAAMISVGTFGALGALAWWHSGLITKGETSIEARINKTESEKYKAKGWKYRNPYDFGPNENWRLFLGLNGRSWWHILFPSPHRPYGDGLTWNSFHNIKPS, encoded by the exons ATGCTATATTGTAGCATTGTTttaagtgaaaaaatatgtcaaaCCTACGCTGGTCTCTTACTGGCGCCCCAAGGGCTGTCAA GCATCAAACGAAATTggtttaaatttcaaatagtTGTCAAGTCTTTATTTTACAACCACTTTTTGGACTGGGGATATGTATGCGATGTTTTAATGGAACCCATGTTTTGGTTTGTCGACAATTTTGCTGCTTGGCTCGGCCCT TTGTTCGTAGTAATGGTGACCCTGTTGACTGCATCCATCGTCGTAATCGCCTATTGGATAGGGCTACCCTATTGGTGGCAAAAAAGTCCTGCAATGACTATAGCATTGGTGATAATAGGAAATTGGTTATTACTCAATGTGAGCTTCCATTATTACATGGGTGTCACCGTTTGTGCCGGCTATCCCCCGCAAGGTGAATTGATTCCAGAGGCTGTTAGTATTTGCAAAAAGTGTATCAAGCCAAAACCACCTAGAACGCATCATTGCTCAGTATGCAACAAATGCGTTCTAAAAATGGATCACCATTGCC CTTGGCTCAATAACTGTGTTGGACACTACAACCACAGATATTTCTTTCAATACATGGTATTCACAGTAGtcggaattttattcatcatgATCTTTGGAGTAGAGATTGCCtatcaagaattttttccagaacaTGATCCTGATCTGGAAGGACATCCTGTGCGCGTGAACAATTCTGTCATCATCCCAATG ACAGAAAATTTGGATCATTTGAGCAGTGAAGAATTGGACGAAATCGGACGTCAAGTTGCAGATATGACAATTAAAGAGTGGAAGCGTAGAGCGATAATATATGCAGCTATGATCAGTGTAGGCACTTTTGGTGCTCTTGGTGCATTAGCTTGGTGGCATTCAGGGCTGATCACTAAAGGAGAAACTAGCATAGAAGCTCGAATAAACAAAACTGAATCAGAAAAATACAAAGCTAAAGGTTGGAAGTATCGCAACCCGTATGATTTTGGGCCCAATGAAAATTGGAGATTATTTCTTGGTCTTAATGGAAG ATCTTGGTGGCACattctttttccatcaccTCACAGACCCTATGGAGATGGCCTGACGTGGAATTCGTTTCACAATATAAAACCCTCGTGA
- the LOC105689113 gene encoding palmitoyltransferase ZDHHC16B isoform X2 codes for MSNLRWSLTGAPRAVKLGIKRNWFKFQIVVKSLFYNHFLDWGYVCDVLMEPMFWFVDNFAAWLGPLFVVMVTLLTASIVVIAYWIGLPYWWQKSPAMTIALVIIGNWLLLNVSFHYYMGVTVCAGYPPQGELIPEAVSICKKCIKPKPPRTHHCSVCNKCVLKMDHHCPWLNNCVGHYNHRYFFQYMVFTVVGILFIMIFGVEIAYQEFFPEHDPDLEGHPVRVNNSVIIPMTENLDHLSSEELDEIGRQVADMTIKEWKRRAIIYAAMISVGTFGALGALAWWHSGLITKGETSIEARINKTESEKYKAKGWKYRNPYDFGPNENWRLFLGLNGRSWWHILFPSPHRPYGDGLTWNSFHNIKPS; via the exons atgtcaaaCCTACGCTGGTCTCTTACTGGCGCCCCAAGGGCTGTCAA GTTAGGCATCAAACGAAATTggtttaaatttcaaatagtTGTCAAGTCTTTATTTTACAACCACTTTTTGGACTGGGGATATGTATGCGATGTTTTAATGGAACCCATGTTTTGGTTTGTCGACAATTTTGCTGCTTGGCTCGGCCCT TTGTTCGTAGTAATGGTGACCCTGTTGACTGCATCCATCGTCGTAATCGCCTATTGGATAGGGCTACCCTATTGGTGGCAAAAAAGTCCTGCAATGACTATAGCATTGGTGATAATAGGAAATTGGTTATTACTCAATGTGAGCTTCCATTATTACATGGGTGTCACCGTTTGTGCCGGCTATCCCCCGCAAGGTGAATTGATTCCAGAGGCTGTTAGTATTTGCAAAAAGTGTATCAAGCCAAAACCACCTAGAACGCATCATTGCTCAGTATGCAACAAATGCGTTCTAAAAATGGATCACCATTGCC CTTGGCTCAATAACTGTGTTGGACACTACAACCACAGATATTTCTTTCAATACATGGTATTCACAGTAGtcggaattttattcatcatgATCTTTGGAGTAGAGATTGCCtatcaagaattttttccagaacaTGATCCTGATCTGGAAGGACATCCTGTGCGCGTGAACAATTCTGTCATCATCCCAATG ACAGAAAATTTGGATCATTTGAGCAGTGAAGAATTGGACGAAATCGGACGTCAAGTTGCAGATATGACAATTAAAGAGTGGAAGCGTAGAGCGATAATATATGCAGCTATGATCAGTGTAGGCACTTTTGGTGCTCTTGGTGCATTAGCTTGGTGGCATTCAGGGCTGATCACTAAAGGAGAAACTAGCATAGAAGCTCGAATAAACAAAACTGAATCAGAAAAATACAAAGCTAAAGGTTGGAAGTATCGCAACCCGTATGATTTTGGGCCCAATGAAAATTGGAGATTATTTCTTGGTCTTAATGGAAG ATCTTGGTGGCACattctttttccatcaccTCACAGACCCTATGGAGATGGCCTGACGTGGAATTCGTTTCACAATATAAAACCCTCGTGA
- the LOC105689105 gene encoding serine protease snake-like isoform X2 produces MNGNSRPANSFWSSSNRYVEIKPTEQAQENSWGQYAEVKTTEKPSNNPWIVHKWEENKKTTKREQIREVEPTSLISNIGNIPIVPANRNNNENNDSTEFGSYSETRELSRLSETKCEEYGRAVGRKIWALALVGTRPQGVPLSAGNGRCEGLHTPLIVGGTKAQQGEFPHMAALGWFNDNNGIQYFCGGTLISEHWVVTAAHCTHGRLGSPSVVRLGSHDLADKALGEVIEIKRIIKHNSYKPPALYADIALLELKKDVKFTDNIRPACLYQEYDAAPAQALATGWGITDIGEDRSELLLKARLDILDNVRCALQHNRSAAVPRGVVPSMICAGDVSGGWHSDTCQGDSGGPLQIIHPEITCLYQVVGITSFGKLCALRNSPGVYTRISHYLDWIEKIVWPAGK; encoded by the exons ATGAACGGGAATTCGCGTCCAGCGAATTCCTTTTGGTCTAGTTCGAATCGGTATGTCGAGATTAAACCAACAGAGCAGGCCCAGGAAAATTCATGGGGTCAATATGCTGAGGTGAAAACAACAGAAAAGCCTTCAAATAATCCATGGATTGTTCACAAATGGGAAGAGAACAAGAAGACCACTAAAAGAGAACAAATCCGTGAAGTCGAACCCACTTCCTTGATAAGCAACATTGGGAACATTCCGATTGTTCCTgcgaatagaaataataatgaaaataatgatagcACAGAATTTGGCTCATATTCAGAGACCAGAGAGCTCTCGAGATTGTCTGAAACCa AGTGCGAAGAATACGGTAGAGCAGTTGGCCGAAAAATTTGGGCTCTAGCTTTGGTCGGTACTAGACCACAAGGTGTGCCATTAAGTGCTGGGAATGGAAGGTGTGAGGGTCTTCACACTCCCCTTATTGTAGGTGGTACAAAGGCTCAACAAGGTGAATTTCCTCATATGGCAGCCCTTGGCTggtttaatgataataacggcATCCAATACTTCTGCGGCGGTACGCTCATTTCGGAACACTGGGTTGTTACCGCAGCTCACTGTACTCATGGGCGGTT GGGGAGCCCATCTGTAGTACGTTTGGGGAGTCATGACTTGGCTGACAAAGCATTGGGCGAAGTTATCGAGAttaagagaataataaaacacAATTCCTACAAGCCTCCAGCTCTGTACGCAGACATAGCTCTTCTGGAATTGAAAAAGGATGTAAAATTCACAGACAATATCAGACCAGCCTGTCTCTATCAGGAATATGATGCTGCACCTGCTCAAGCTTTGGCTACAGGGTGGGGTATTACCGATATAG GAGAAGATAGAAGTGAGCTATTGTTGAAGGCGCGATTGGATATACTGGATAATGTGCGCTGTGCGTTGCAGCACAACCGATCAGCTGCAGTTCCTCGTGGAGTTGTGCCCAGCATGATATGTGCAGGAGATGTAAGCGGCGGGTGGCATTCTGATACATGCCAAGGAGATTCAGGAGGCCCtcttcaaataattcatccaGAGATAACCTGCCTTTATCAGGTGGTAGGGATTACCAGCTTTGGCAAACTTTGTGCTCTACGCAATTCTCCTGGCGTCTACACCAGAATTTCACACTACCTCGACTGGATAGAAAAAATCGTTTGGCCAGCGGGGAAGTAA
- the LOC105689105 gene encoding serine protease snake-like isoform X1, giving the protein MNMALVSITNCCIVLMTVSNLVDITISKPDYVVLEENSYPEHGVQYGANDREQLTWYSYDIIMNGNSRPANSFWSSSNRYVEIKPTEQAQENSWGQYAEVKTTEKPSNNPWIVHKWEENKKTTKREQIREVEPTSLISNIGNIPIVPANRNNNENNDSTEFGSYSETRELSRLSETKCEEYGRAVGRKIWALALVGTRPQGVPLSAGNGRCEGLHTPLIVGGTKAQQGEFPHMAALGWFNDNNGIQYFCGGTLISEHWVVTAAHCTHGRLGSPSVVRLGSHDLADKALGEVIEIKRIIKHNSYKPPALYADIALLELKKDVKFTDNIRPACLYQEYDAAPAQALATGWGITDIGEDRSELLLKARLDILDNVRCALQHNRSAAVPRGVVPSMICAGDVSGGWHSDTCQGDSGGPLQIIHPEITCLYQVVGITSFGKLCALRNSPGVYTRISHYLDWIEKIVWPAGK; this is encoded by the exons atGAATATGGCGCTAGTATCTATCACTAATTGTTGCATCGTACTGATGACAGTTTCAAACTTGGTAGATATCACAATATCTAAGCCTGATTACGTCGTTTTAGAAG AAAATTCATATCCGGAACATGGCGTACAATATGGGGCAAATGATCGAGAGCAGCTAACTTGGTACTCATATGATATTATCATGAACGGGAATTCGCGTCCAGCGAATTCCTTTTGGTCTAGTTCGAATCGGTATGTCGAGATTAAACCAACAGAGCAGGCCCAGGAAAATTCATGGGGTCAATATGCTGAGGTGAAAACAACAGAAAAGCCTTCAAATAATCCATGGATTGTTCACAAATGGGAAGAGAACAAGAAGACCACTAAAAGAGAACAAATCCGTGAAGTCGAACCCACTTCCTTGATAAGCAACATTGGGAACATTCCGATTGTTCCTgcgaatagaaataataatgaaaataatgatagcACAGAATTTGGCTCATATTCAGAGACCAGAGAGCTCTCGAGATTGTCTGAAACCa AGTGCGAAGAATACGGTAGAGCAGTTGGCCGAAAAATTTGGGCTCTAGCTTTGGTCGGTACTAGACCACAAGGTGTGCCATTAAGTGCTGGGAATGGAAGGTGTGAGGGTCTTCACACTCCCCTTATTGTAGGTGGTACAAAGGCTCAACAAGGTGAATTTCCTCATATGGCAGCCCTTGGCTggtttaatgataataacggcATCCAATACTTCTGCGGCGGTACGCTCATTTCGGAACACTGGGTTGTTACCGCAGCTCACTGTACTCATGGGCGGTT GGGGAGCCCATCTGTAGTACGTTTGGGGAGTCATGACTTGGCTGACAAAGCATTGGGCGAAGTTATCGAGAttaagagaataataaaacacAATTCCTACAAGCCTCCAGCTCTGTACGCAGACATAGCTCTTCTGGAATTGAAAAAGGATGTAAAATTCACAGACAATATCAGACCAGCCTGTCTCTATCAGGAATATGATGCTGCACCTGCTCAAGCTTTGGCTACAGGGTGGGGTATTACCGATATAG GAGAAGATAGAAGTGAGCTATTGTTGAAGGCGCGATTGGATATACTGGATAATGTGCGCTGTGCGTTGCAGCACAACCGATCAGCTGCAGTTCCTCGTGGAGTTGTGCCCAGCATGATATGTGCAGGAGATGTAAGCGGCGGGTGGCATTCTGATACATGCCAAGGAGATTCAGGAGGCCCtcttcaaataattcatccaGAGATAACCTGCCTTTATCAGGTGGTAGGGATTACCAGCTTTGGCAAACTTTGTGCTCTACGCAATTCTCCTGGCGTCTACACCAGAATTTCACACTACCTCGACTGGATAGAAAAAATCGTTTGGCCAGCGGGGAAGTAA
- the LOC105689091 gene encoding cellular tumor antigen p53 → MSNEHTFGVLSSSQESNLMSEGTYSSLVSELLNNPVGLVDSFADCEEKCDITRHEQELLQAQSLPHHILPAEMPTSDEFAGLYNFQLDPVQNGDQKTYVYSQKLKKVFTEMDKTLPIYIKWFPAIPGLFVRAVMSFCSATHRSEPVTRCHNHIAVSNQNVPHLRHVLSCKHTNATYHEVNGHFSVLVPLGTPQTGSDYIQMDFVCHCKNSCSPGINRRPTEVIFTLENSIGEVLGRRKLQIRICSCPKRDREKEERPLKELAHSRKRKLAIGKKFMPNKKLCDDPNVFTFNVKIYGRDNYSKLRECAFDAMAGSIARGEPRHIIEPLMEEIVRMPM, encoded by the exons ATGTCGAACGAACACACATTTGGAGTGCTCAGCAGCTCTCAGGAGAGCAATTTAATGAGTGAAGGAACATATTCTTCACTGGTTTCTGAACTTCT TAATAATCCTGTTGGATTGGTTGATTCCTTTGCTGATTGTGAAGAAAAATGTGACATTACTCGTCACGAGCAAGAATTACTGCAAGCGCAGTCCTTACCACACCATATTCTGCCAGCTGAAATGCCAACAAGCGACGAGTTTGCTGGATTATATAACTTCCAACTGGATCCAGTTCAAAATGGTGATCAAAAGACTTATGTT TACTCTCAGAAGCTGAAAAAGGTCTTTACCGAGATGGATAAGACGCTTCCCATCTACATCAAGTGGTTCCCTGCTATACCTGGATTATTCGTTCGAGCCGTTATGTCGTTTTGCTCAGCGACACACCGATCTGAACCTGTGACTAGATGCCACAACCATATTGCAGTTTCAAATCAAAATGTGCCTCATCTGCGCCACGTTCTGAGCTGCAAGCACACAAACGCCACTTATCATGAAGTAAATGGTCACTTCTCTGTACTTGTACCTCTTGGCACTCCTCAAACTGGGTCTGATTACATCCAAATGGATTTTGTATGCCACTGCAAGAACAGTTGCAGTCCTGGAATTAATCGACGGCCAACAGAAGTGATTTTCACCTTAGAAAATTCAATTGGGGAGGTTTTAGGGCGCCGTAAGCTTCAGATAAGAATTTGTAGCTGCCCAAAGCGTGAtagggaaaaggaagaaaggccCTTAAAGGAACTTGCGCATTCTCGAAAGAGAAAACTTGCCATAGGGAAGAAATTCATGCCAAATAAAAAGCTCTGTGATGACCCCAACGTTTTTACCTTTAATGTAAAAATCTATGGACGCGATAACTATTCAAAACTCCGGGAATGTGCGTTTGATGCTATGGCTGGATCAATTGCGCGTGGAGAACCTCGCCATATCATCGAGCCTCTTATGGAAGAGATTGTGCGCATGCCAATGTAA